AATTGAACCTGAAAGGCAATCAGCGTTGCGGCCTGGGGGATGGGCATTAAACTGTAGTCGGGATGAGGCGTCAACACCTTCATCCCTTTGCCATTCTGGACACGAAATGTCAACCCCTAATCGCCGTTTTTCTTTCAAGATAAAAAGCGTCTGACCGGGCCTTTTGTCACTGCCGAAGATTAGGAAAGAAGAATATGGTTTTCATATAAAGCGGTTTTACATTAAACGCTTTAGCCGGTTTCTATAAACAAGGAGTCGTATCATGAACCGCAGTACCCTCGACAAACTGATCTCGTACATGGGTCTCGCACTGGCTGCCATCCTGCTGATCGGCGGCATCCTGCTGTCTACGGCCAGCACCTTTATCAAGGGCGAAGTGCAAAACCAGCTCGCCTCGCAAAAGATCGTCATGCCGGCCGGCCCTGGCATCGAAAGGCTGTCCGAAGAAGATAAGGCGGCCCTGCAACCCTTCGCCGGGCAGACCATGACCAACGGCGCACAGGCCAAGGCTTTCGCGGATCACTACATCGCCGCGCACATGAACAGCATGGCCCAGGGCAAAACCTACGAGGAAGTCTCCGGCGAGTACATGAAAGTGGCCGACAAGACCTCGCCTGAAGCCCAGCAGCTCGGCGAAATGCGCCAGACCCTGTTTATGGGCAACACCCTGCGCGGCATGCTGCTCAACGCCTACGCCTTCGGCACCATGAGCAACATCGCCGGAACCGCCGCCATCGTCGCCTACGTCGGCGCGGCCCTGCTGGCCCTGCTGGCTTTCCTGGGTTTCCGCCACTCCAGACAAAGCGCTTAAATCACTACTATCAAGGCAAAGCCGCCAACGTGACGGCTCTGCCTTTCACTGACCCGGCGTGAAGGGGCCTGACCACAGCTGGTGCAGGCAAAGCCGGTTCAGGAAAAAGGTTGAAGTAGGCTAGCGGTATGTCCCCCGCGGCCCAAGACGTTCAGGAAGCGGCCGCTCAGCAGGCCAGACTGCTGCTGCCAGACTGCTAATGGACGTGCAACTGCGACCGCTGCTGATGAAAACCCCCTGCGCCGTCAAGCAGCTGGCCGCTGAACTGAAGATCGACCTGAACCAGGCGCACTACCTGATGACCCGCCTTGAACAGGCCAGCGTGGCCGTGGTGGACAGGCTGGAGAAACGCGCCGGGCGGCCCGTGAAACACTACTCGATTGCGCCGCGCTGGTTCATTCCCTTCGACGTGACCAGTGCCAGTACCCTGGAAGACGCCGCCAACGCCCAGATTCTTCCGCGCACACGGCGCATCGTGGAAAACGCCATTCGGATTGCCCAGCAGCACACCAGCGGGCGGCGCGGGTACTGGCTGAGCGCCGAGGCCCTCAACATGGGCGACGAGCACGGCCCCGCCGACGCGCTGTTTCTGGGCAACGAGCCGTTCATGCTGAACCTCGGGCAGATGAACCTCAGCCGCGCGGACGCCCTGCGCCTCAAGCAGCGTCTGGCGCAGGTGTTCGACGAATTCCAGCAACTCGAACAGCCCAGCGAACCGCCCTACACCGTGAGCATCATGCTGGTGCGCGGGCAGATGGATTAATGATTCTGCGGTGCAGGCCAGGGATTCAGGCATTTGAGATTCAGCGGGAAGGATACCCCGGCTAGGACGCCCATTTCGTCTCGCGCAGCACCACGCCCAGTTCCCGTTCCAGGGCGGTCAATCCAGGCATGGTGACGCGCAGTTGCCGCCCTTCCACGCGGGCCACCCAGCCCAGTGACAGCAATTGAGTCAGTAGGGCCGCGCCCAGGGAACCGCCCAGGTGTGGGCGACGCTCCGACCAGTCCAGACACGGGCGGGTTAAGGGACGGCGTTTTCTTGTGAGGGCGGGCAAATCCACGCCCAGGTTCGTGAACCAGGCTTCGCCAGCGGAAGTGAGTTTCAGGTAGGCGTCGGTCAGGTAGTCACGTTCCAGCAGGGCGTCCAGGAGCAGCACGCCCAGTTCCCCGGCCAGGTGATCGTAACAGCGGCGGGCCACGCGCAACTCGGCGGGAACGGGCGGCGGCAAACCGGGTACATTACGGCGTTCCAGCACCAGCAGGGCCTCCAGCGCGTGTGCCACCTCCGAACCGTACAGGCGGTAGTAACGGTGGCGACCCTGCGCGGCCACTTCCACCAGTTGCCCCGCCCGCAACTGCGCCAGGTGGTTGCTGGCCGTCTGCGGGGACACGTTCGCGGCCCGCGCCAGTTCGCCCGCCGTGAACGCCTGCCCGCCCAGCAGGATGGTCAGCATGTGCGCCCGCGTCGGGTCGGCCATCAGGGACGCCACACCACTCAATCCGGTCATGAGCACAGGCTAAGGCGGCACATCAGCGGACGTTTCAGGAGAACGTGAAGTGAGGCACCTGCCAGACGGTCACGGCGTGGCCATGACTGAGGGACGGTAATGCAGGGGCAGGGTGGGGGTCAGCCACACGCGACCTGTTCCCCGGAAGGCCTGAATGAATCCCTCGCCCGTTTTGGCGCTGCCGATCAGGCCGCGGCCGCTGCGTTCCACGGTGAATTGCAGGCCGTCGGTGTACGCCACCACGAGGTTGCCGTCGACTTTCAACACATCATTCTGAAGTTCCAGCACCTGAAATTCCTCGGGTGGCACGGGGCTTTGCAGGGCGAACAGGCCCGTTCCCGTGAGTTTGGGCTGCACGCGCCCTTCACCGCTGCCCATCATCTGAGCGAACCCCTGATTGACGTGGCGGCCCACGCTGATGTCGCCCACGCAGGCCACGAACGCCCCGTCGTCGATAATCACCGATTCGCCGCGCAGGTCGCCCAGCAGCAGGTGCAGTTGCGTGGGTTCGGTGTACAGCACGCCGCTGCCCTTGAACGCAGTTTTGAACATGCCTTCGCCGGTGGCGGCGGCCGTGACTGCGCCGCGCAGGAACCCACCCAGCCCCCCGCCACCGCCCGCAGCGGACACCGCCTGCATTTCCAGGTTGCCGCGCAGGTACTGCAAAGCCCCCGTTTCCA
The DNA window shown above is from Deinococcus fonticola and carries:
- a CDS encoding ArsR family transcriptional regulator produces the protein MQLRPLLMKTPCAVKQLAAELKIDLNQAHYLMTRLEQASVAVVDRLEKRAGRPVKHYSIAPRWFIPFDVTSASTLEDAANAQILPRTRRIVENAIRIAQQHTSGRRGYWLSAEALNMGDEHGPADALFLGNEPFMLNLGQMNLSRADALRLKQRLAQVFDEFQQLEQPSEPPYTVSIMLVRGQMD
- a CDS encoding ArsR/SmtB family transcription factor, translating into MTGLSGVASLMADPTRAHMLTILLGGQAFTAGELARAANVSPQTASNHLAQLRAGQLVEVAAQGRHRYYRLYGSEVAHALEALLVLERRNVPGLPPPVPAELRVARRCYDHLAGELGVLLLDALLERDYLTDAYLKLTSAGEAWFTNLGVDLPALTRKRRPLTRPCLDWSERRPHLGGSLGAALLTQLLSLGWVARVEGRQLRVTMPGLTALERELGVVLRETKWAS
- a CDS encoding AIM24 family protein; this encodes MEFTWTSSVERELSGPGIQLQVLEYSAQPMEGPLQGFPQMLNRPGRWRQLAVHTQGAGATLETGALQYLRGNLEMQAVSAAGGGGGLGGFLRGAVTAAATGEGMFKTAFKGSGVLYTEPTQLHLLLGDLRGESVIIDDGAFVACVGDISVGRHVNQGFAQMMGSGEGRVQPKLTGTGLFALQSPVPPEEFQVLELQNDVLKVDGNLVVAYTDGLQFTVERSGRGLIGSAKTGEGFIQAFRGTGRVWLTPTLPLHYRPSVMATP